In a single window of the Mucilaginibacter defluvii genome:
- a CDS encoding FimB/Mfa2 family fimbrial subunit, whose translation MKKIYLVFSLLMLLFASCKKDGKSPSKPDPQQPDTTGKTYSVSFNVGIDADSRLGTGLKKNSAKIDIQATEDIKSVASYLEYYVYNADGKIVSTIIQKAQTPNFGKISDTFSAGEYTMIVWASNTQPTQVSGDVVYPQGRDVFYKKVKFTVSSTSANTQQILLNRLVGQLQVKVLDTIPANAKRLTVSVLYDYGFSVQNGIVDGNPYKLDYNYDLKTEDIGKPNYIATTNVTNTRTSGFSVQIVCTTADGTKLSNMTVNKVTCQPNKRTILSGKIFANPTGSFEPVFNENWDPAGSTIEF comes from the coding sequence ATGAAAAAAATCTATTTAGTTTTTTCCTTGCTCATGCTGCTTTTTGCGTCATGCAAAAAGGATGGCAAAAGCCCGTCAAAGCCTGATCCGCAACAGCCGGATACCACCGGCAAAACATACTCAGTTAGCTTTAATGTGGGTATTGACGCAGATAGCAGGCTTGGAACAGGCTTAAAAAAAAATAGTGCAAAAATAGATATTCAGGCAACCGAAGATATTAAATCAGTGGCCTCCTATCTTGAATATTATGTGTACAATGCTGATGGTAAAATAGTTTCAACTATAATTCAGAAGGCTCAAACGCCTAATTTCGGCAAAATAAGCGATACTTTTAGCGCCGGCGAATATACCATGATCGTTTGGGCGTCAAACACCCAACCTACCCAGGTATCGGGAGATGTTGTTTATCCGCAAGGGCGCGACGTTTTTTACAAGAAGGTTAAATTTACCGTATCATCTACCTCCGCCAATACACAGCAAATTTTGTTAAATAGGTTAGTTGGTCAGCTTCAGGTTAAAGTGTTAGATACTATCCCGGCTAACGCTAAACGATTAACGGTGTCTGTACTATATGATTACGGTTTTTCTGTACAGAACGGAATTGTTGACGGCAATCCTTACAAGCTTGATTACAATTATGATCTGAAAACCGAAGATATTGGTAAGCCTAATTATATAGCTACTACCAACGTAACCAACACAAGAACATCAGGCTTTAGCGTTCAAATTGTATGCACTACTGCTGACGGAACAAAGCTTTCAAATATGACTGTTAACAAAGTAACATGCCAGCCTAACAAGCGCACCATTCTGTCGGGAAAGATATTTGCAAACCCAACCGGTTCCTTTGAGCCTGTTTTCAATGAAAATTGGGATCCCGCAGGTAGTACAATAGAGTTTTAA
- a CDS encoding FimB/Mfa2 family fimbrial subunit, whose product MKNIFKMAALLLLAFSSCKKDKPAAPVADGKLHNVNFTFNAFSVEYANTQTNDLKNNALAIQAIEINEIQVFIYDSKGKLYRESNLRRGTDGSYANISYQLPSGTYTFVFINPNPINGRYYLNKDQLNTGYFYYGGTNVDRGEFRETFYKQLSVTVNNTDVSNTVDLTRVVAGLKIIIKDAIPANVTSLILTIDTVYTAMQIKDGLPFKSDKYVDVAFWDRYYLSAGVSNYTITRQLLSGPNNTISVSLKAQNTRQEIIATKAIRNITINPNKVTVLSGNLFGGNGTNNNAVDVKADTTWSSDILYQSF is encoded by the coding sequence ATGAAAAATATATTTAAAATGGCCGCATTACTATTGCTGGCATTTTCATCGTGCAAAAAGGATAAACCGGCTGCACCTGTAGCTGATGGCAAACTTCATAACGTGAACTTTACTTTTAACGCGTTTAGTGTTGAATATGCCAACACTCAAACTAATGATTTGAAAAATAACGCACTCGCTATACAAGCAATAGAAATAAATGAAATTCAAGTATTTATATATGACAGTAAGGGTAAACTTTACCGTGAATCAAATCTTAGAAGAGGTACTGATGGAAGCTACGCGAATATATCATACCAGCTACCTTCAGGCACATACACCTTTGTATTCATTAACCCAAATCCAATCAACGGTCGATATTATCTAAACAAAGACCAATTGAATACTGGTTATTTTTATTATGGTGGCACAAACGTTGACAGAGGCGAGTTTCGGGAAACATTTTACAAGCAATTATCAGTTACGGTAAATAACACTGATGTGTCAAACACTGTTGACCTGACGCGGGTGGTTGCCGGTTTAAAAATTATTATAAAGGATGCAATACCGGCAAATGTAACTAGCCTTATTTTAACTATTGATACCGTTTACACCGCGATGCAGATAAAAGATGGTTTGCCTTTTAAGTCAGATAAATATGTTGATGTTGCCTTTTGGGACCGTTACTATTTATCAGCAGGCGTTTCAAACTATACAATTACAAGGCAGCTTTTAAGTGGCCCCAATAACACCATCAGTGTAAGCTTAAAGGCGCAGAATACACGCCAGGAAATAATTGCAACAAAAGCGATCAGGAACATCACCATCAATCCAAACAAAGTCACTGTACTATCGGGCAATCTATTTGGCGGTAATGGCACAAACAACAACGCCGTTGACGTGAAGGCCGATACAACCTGGAGTTCCGATATTCTTTATCAATCATTCTAA